A region from the Vicia villosa cultivar HV-30 ecotype Madison, WI linkage group LG3, Vvil1.0, whole genome shotgun sequence genome encodes:
- the LOC131656186 gene encoding beta-1,3-galactosyltransferase 7-like translates to MKTRASTKISAKWIPIFSVFSFLIGMLITNRMWEQPESSGLILSKHQRDQQELQLISEDCSNKKKQEKPKDEMNELYKTHEAIQALDKQVSMLQMELAAARSSREKNSTGSATDSGEGASKKKKAFVVIGINTAFSSRKRRDSVRETWMPQGEQLLQLEREKGIVIRFMIGHSATSNSILDRAIDSEEAQHKDFLRLQHVEGYHELSAKTKTFFSTAVALWDADFYVKVDDDVHVNLGVLAATLARHRTKPRVYIGCMKSGPVLSRKDVKYHEPEFWKFGEEGNKYFRHATGQIYAISKDLATYISINQPILHKFANEDVSLGSWFIGLEVEHIDDRSMCCGTPPDCEWKAQAGNICVASFDWSCSGICKSVEKIKYVHSKCGEGDGAVWSALF, encoded by the exons ATGAAGACTCGTGCGTCTACCAAAATCTCTGCTAAATGGATTCCAATTTTCTCTGTCTTTTCCTTCCTTATTGGCATGCTTATCACAAACAG GATGTGGGAGCAACCTGAATCAAGTGGTTTGATACTTTCTAAGCATCAGCGTGATCAACAAGAACTTCAACTGATCTCAGAAGATTGTTCTAACAAAAAG AAGCAGGAAAAGCCTAAGGATGAAATGAATGAATTGTATAAAACCCATGAAGCTATTCA GGCTCTAGACAAACAAGTTTCTATGTTGCAAATGGAATTAGCAGCAGCTAGGAGTTCTCGCGAAAAGAACTCAACTGGCTCGGCCACTGATTCCGGGGAAGGTGCTTCCAAAAAGAAGAAGGCGTTTGTAGTGATAGGTATAAACACGGCTTTCAGTAGCAGGAAGCGACGTGATTCTGTTAGAGAAACTTGGATGCCTCAAG GCGAACAACTTCTTCAGTTGGAACGAGAGAAAGGAATCGTCATCAGATTCATGATTGGTCACAG TGCAACTTCCAACAGCATTCTAGATCGAGCTATTGATTCAGAAGAAGCTCAACACAAAGACTTCCTTCGCCTG CAACATGTGGAAGGGTATCATGAGCTGTCTGCAAAAACAAAGACTTTCTTTTCTACTGCTGTTGCATTATGGGATGCTGATTTCTATGTCAAAGTCGATGATGATGTTCATGTCAATTTAG GTGTCCTAGCAGCAACCCTTGCTCGTCATCGTACAAAACCGAGGGTCTACATTGGGTGCATGAAATCTGGACCTGTTCTATCTCGAAA GGATGTCAAGTACCATGAACCTGAGTTCTGGAAGTTTGGAGAAGAGGGAAACAAATACTTCCGACATGCAACCGGGCAGATATATGCAATCTCTAAAGATTTGGCCACTTACATTTCCATTAACCA GCCGATTTTACACAAATTTGCTAATGAAGACGTATCACTTGGTTCATGGTTCATCGGTCTCGAAGTCGAGCATATTGATGACCGCAGTATGTGCTGTGGAACCCCTCCAG ACTGCGAGTGGAAGGCGCAAGCAGGTAACATATGCGTTGCATCGTTTGATTGGAGCTGCAGCGGAATCTGCAAATCAGTGGAGAAGATTAAATACGTGCACTCGAAATGTGGCGAAGGGGATGGAGCTGTTTGGAGTGCTTTATTTTAG